CGATGGGCTCTACAACTTCTTCATTAAAGATACTGGGCTTGAAACAATACTTTAAAAGTTGGTTAATTATTTATTGGTAAAGAATCACGTAAGCTCACAGAAAAAAAATCCTCTTGAGTTACTCAAGAGCATAGTGAATGATACTAAATTGGGTGGAACCTCGTAACGTGcaagtggattttttttttttttttgaggtttgGCACGAGTTAGCTGACACACCGTGAATATACTGCGATATATATGTGGTTCTTAGGGCGACATTGTATCCGGTGTACGTGAGATATATGTGGCCACTATCAGGAAAGAAGCGACAGAGAATGCTAACACTGGAATCTACCATTGCCTGCTGGCTCAGTGGGTATGGCGGTCCACTGCTGTGCACGAGGCCCCGGGTTCGACTTCCGGTCGAGGCGGCCTCATTTACAGACGAGAAGGAATGCATATTACTCTCGTGCACAGAGAACTCTGTACACGAAACTCGGTACTCGAGATTTGGCATCCTTTGAGAACGACCACTGGTGACCAAAATCAATTCAGAACCCTCCACTATGACTTCTCCCCTAACCCTCATGTTGCTCTGTAGggtggcaaaagaaaaaagaaagaacattacGTGCGGGCATTGTCCATAACAATTATACTCTCTGGACGCAAGTCCAGAGTGTACAACGCATTGTTTCATTGTATGCTGAACGCGTCATTGAGTCGACGCACGTGATTTACGACGGATGCGGTGAAAAACGCGCTGCGTCAAAAAATTATGGAGCAGTAGCAGTGTCGACAACCCTAGCGAAATATTAGTCAGGATTTAGGGGAATTTGAGAGTGGCTACTCAACGCAATATGGCGCGCCGACAGTATCTTTATGTGGGTATACCTTGATCCATACATTTGTTGGCCGATATTGATAAAGCGTtttcacaaaaaaataaaataccaTTTCTAGATCCGACAGAGCGGGATGTACTTTCACAAGAGGTATTTTGTTTCATCTTTCGGCAGAGCTTGCGTGTTGTTCAAATAAATGCCGTCAAAAGCATGACAGCTTGAATTGCGACACCTTATCAGCTTAAGCGCAATGGCCCCACAATCTAATGCTCCAAAGCAagttcagaaaaagaaaagaggctGGTAAATTTTTCATCATTTCTGGTCGCAAATCGCGGGGCGGTAGTGACAAAAGCGCTCACGCACTCAACATATAAACAGGGAGATGTAAAGAAAAACATTTACTGCAGCACGATGTGACATCAAGGAAAGAAAATACATTTAAGCGGCCTGTTTCCAGAGTAGCGCGCACTGTCACTATCACTGCGCCGAGCCTGCACAATTTTGCGACGCGTTTTCATAATAACAGGAACAATCCCGCTTCAGAGCGAAGTTGTTTAGGATGAATGACTTATAAGCCGTTAATAATCACGCAGCAGTTCCAACAAGGCGAAGAAGACGGGTCCGCCTCTACACATATTCACACGTCGTCCTTGCTTTGTTCGCGCCGTTTTGCAATGACCAGTGCGTTCAGGTCAAAGGTCCCCACGCGGCACAGATGCGCTGCATCAACAAGACGCCGTAGAAAAGTGGTTGCATCATGCTAATTTTGATATAAAAATGTACGCTTAATGTTCGAAAAGAGTTTGCGACAGAGACTGCTCCAAAGTGACATCGCAGCTTACAGTGTGGCACGAGTGCACAATAGTGTCAGCTAAATTTCAAGAGCGATCACACGCTCCAAAGTTTAAAGCGCTCTCAGTTTTGATGACAGATGAAACGCGCTGCGCTGGAAGAGCAAACACGTAAATCACGTGAACCGCAATAAGATCCGGCTGGAAAATGTCCCCTGCGCTTCGCGAGCAGAATACCACACAAACCTTGGTGTCTGATTGGCAGAGAGTAGATTGACGGGTGGTCTTATGGCTCATCGTTTGACGTAATTGGATTAACGCCACTAAAATAACACAGTGACTGTGAGCGACACCATAGCGGAGGGTTCGAGATTGCGCTTTGaaagtttttctctttttttaacgaGCATCCAAGTTTAAGAACCCAAgcttcctgatttttttttcattccgccgtCAGCCACTTGCAGCTGCCATGACACGCAGATGAACCTGTAAACTGATTCTCAGCAGCGTAACTTCTTCCAGACTGcagactgagccaccatggcttTTGTCTCATGGTTTGTAAGTTAGATAGCAAAGGGAAGTTCACAGCACTGCCAGGAGGGTAGATGCCGACAAACTGCGTGCTCCTTTGTTATGTGCATGTAGCTCCTCTTCGCAGCGAACACTACTGACGTGGACAGTGACAACTTATCGAAATTTCCGCATATCCGTGGCAATACATATGTTATTGGGTTTTCTGTCCAGCCGTATACTGGACAATAGTTTTCTTTCATAGCGCATTGCACATTTGACACGAAGCATAGATTGCACCGCATGGCTCGGCTGATGTCGTGCGCACCTTCTTGCGCTGGGTGTTGCGACGCCTATTGGATGGACCCGTTAATTGTGAATCAAGTAGCGCCTTTACGCGCTGACTCGGTGGTCTCCCTATAGGCTGACTTAAGTTTACCTAATTGGGCATAAAAGGCAATATTCTCCTGGTATACTACAGCCAAACGGCCTATTGTAGCTATTATAGCAATACCTCAGACTGCGGCATTCGAGCGCGTTCGCTTGTCTTGCTTCTAGTTCGGGTGCCCGCCGCAAGATGTCTCTGGCCATGAGCCTGGTTGGAGACCCAGCGCTGGTCATCCTAGACGAGTGCACATCCGGCGTGGACCCCATATCCCGTGGCCGCCTGTTCCGCGCAATCACGCGCATCCAGCGGTCCAGCGGCATGGCCGTGCTCTTCACATCACACTGGTAGGTCGCTACTCGCAAGCCTATATGCACGTGCTTTGACGTGTTACGCAAACTATGTGATCAGGGCGCAGACTCTGAACTGACGGTTCACGCTTTGAACGGAAAGCAAGCAAGAAATTTACTGAACGCAACTAGGAAGCGACTCAAAAACGGAGCTGGCACTCACAGCCCTGGTGCACGTGCTTGCAGAGATGGGACCAGTTTATTCTGATGAATTTGTGCGACGCGGCTATCTCTATTTACTAATAGTTTCAGTGGAGATGCCAACACAATTATGAGGTGACGAAGCTACCATTCGTGCACTTCGTTGCTGGTCAAAACATAAATACCATGCATTGTAGACTGAGGAAAATATGGCGGAAGCATTCTGACGTACTCCCACTTCTCAAAAGTTACATATAATGTTGTGCTCATTGTATAGaaagtcttttttttattttcgagcACCTCTCGGGAGATTGAGCTGTAATTGCATCATTTGAATGTGAACCCACCGGAAACACAAATCATTATTGCCTTGTACTTTTTTTGTATGAAAGTGGCGCTGAACATATTAAGAGGAGGATTGACAACGACGCTACTTGCAACTCAATAAGTTTATGAAAACCACACAAAAGAGAACCTCCGAACAACATTCACCCAAGTCCCGAATGCGCAAAAATCCCAGGCAAGCAATGAAGGAAATGCAGAGGGTAACACTAATCACGTGCCTTCAAGAAGGCCTACATCTTTAGAGGTCAGTGCAACTGACGAGCAGTTGACACAACCACCCGAGTTGAACAATGTCAGCCAGCCACGGCATGCAGTGCACACAATGACCAGCGATGTGGCTTCTGGCTTCCTTATTAAAATCATTCGCGTGTTCCCTTAATTTAACTTATGAATGTACCCGTCTTCTCTGCATAACAATCGTAATCTTACTGTGTTTTCCTCAGCACCTAAGCCACTACGATGTATACCAACCATACCGGTTTATAAAGAGTTGTGGACAACTTAAATTTCTGTATTATACACCTGTAATTTCTGTACTGTGCCTTGAGTATGAGGTTGGTCTACATGCTTTATAAGATAATCCCATGTATTCATGTTCACCTACAGGAGAAACGTATTCAAATGATATTTTTCATCGCTCTTGGAAGGCACGTACGCTACTGCATTGTATGGTAGTTATGCGAGACATTTGACAGGTTTTCATACAATGATTTCTGTCAATAATGCATTTTATGTGCCTCTAATTCTAGCCTCTGCGCTGTCTAGTCTCAGCTTCACCGAACAAGCTATGTTCGCCGTTCACGCTATATTTTCCCGCCCTTCCAGTCTGCAACGCCAGCGACATCATCCAGGGCTGCACCATCATTGTCAATGCCGATAGATGTAAAGTAATAACATTTACACGTAAACATTGTGTTCCACCTTCAGTTACTCGCTCGACAACGGCCTCGTCACCCGCGCATTGTCATACCTTGGCATAACCTAGCCTCGCGTACGCTAGGTTATCTCAAACACAGCCTTCACGGCGCTCCTGCCTTCGCAAGATAGTATCAAGCATAAGTTCGACCCCAACTAGAATTTGCAGCTTCAATTTGGTTATCTCATCATGGCATAGCTAATCCAGACCCTCGAGTCCGTGCTGCACGTTTTAGTGCCAGAGATTACAGTCCATATTCGAGCGTATCTAACATCAAGTGGTTATTGTCATTACCATCCTTTCAATCACGCCAGGATGTAGCCCTGCTTCTTCTGCAACgtaaaatcattcatagtgagcacTAATCCACTCTGCCTCTTGTTCGTTCATCCCGCACATCTAGGCGCTTGCACAATCACCTCAGCTACCAGCGCATTCTTCGTTGTACTAATGCATTCAACTCGTATGGTTTGCAACGCGCTATTAAACATTCGAATGGTCTTCCTGATAACATCGCTGATATTAACGATCACATAacctgtacccccccccccccatcacgcAATACTCCTCCGGGAGTATAATTAAATAAATGGTTTTCTCTGGCACTGTGAGCGAACGCCACAACCACAACGCTCAGGACAGCGTTTCGCACCTGTAACATCACAGGCTGTAACTACTGGAGCAGTACATCAAATGTATTCCCAAACCCACTACCATTGTCAAGCGCGTATTCACATAGCCATTTCCAGCCGCTCTCCAGCTTTCCACAACATGTTCAAAAAGACAAACATAGACAGAAACAATAACGACGACATAGGAAACATCATCGCATACGCACCATAGTTTATTTTTTCAAGGCCTCTGTCTTCCTTAACTgcaaaaaatgcaaaaaacaccgaATGAGGCCAAAAACAAGTTTATTACAACATGCCTCTGATTCGTATCCTCCCATGTTCCCGCAGCATGGCACTAACAGCCCCGCAACCTTACGAACATGCGCAGCCGCTCTCTGTCCCTGCGATGAGAGAAGGCACAGGCATTGTTAAGATGCGACTTCCCCATGAGGGCGTCCGAAGGCAAGCAAACTCTTCTTAGGAAGAACAGGGAGAACGGTGCGGCTGAGATTTTAACCCTTTGTTGCATACTAGTTGTCTACTACAGTGTACAAAtttcggatattttttttttttttgagcaagtTTAGTGCTTCCGAGAAGCTGTTGTGCGTAGTGTCAACTTCAGTGGATAACAGAAGTTTCCTATAGCTGCCCTAGAAGGTGCCACCAACCACCGTTTTTACCAACTCTGCTTCAAAGATAGCGTCCTGTTCTTCAAGCGGTTAAGTCACGCACGACCCCCCACTTTTACTTATGACTTTCGTGACATTGCGTTTAGGTTCATATAGTTGTTTACGCGGGATCGAAGAAGCCTTCGGATGCAAGAGCTGCCAATATCGTGGCAGAGCGAAATCAGGTTCTTTCTGCGGAACACATTTTGTAAAATGTCCACTGTAGTGTACGCCATGCATGACAGGAACAACAAAACGTGCGTGGGAGCATTTTCTGCGCAGTGTAGTCATGGCTTCTTTCACTTTCGATTGAATTGTTTTTGTTATTTGCCTTATATTTTAATATAGTAACACTTTGTGCATTATATTATCCAGCGAGCTATTAGGAAGAAACGACTGAATGAGTTACCCTCAGCTCCTGCCGCAGCAAAATTAAGGCCACCTGCTTAAGCAAGTTTATTTGCCGTCGCGTGCGTCATTGTAACATCAATAATTTTTCTTGTCGGAATTATTGTACTACACTAATATGTAAAATTTCGGTTGGCAAGCCCACCGGGCACGTGCACCCCTTTCCTCCCCACCCCAGAATTGCCGTGAATCAGGATATGTGGCACAAAGTGACGTGTGACAACACTCGCCTGTCCAGTCATCCGCTCCATGGTCAAGTGGGTCGCCCCCCTCCCCTAAAAAGAAATTGCTGACAACGTCATGGCAAAGTATACTTGCGCATTACCGGCACAGGTGACTGCGTTTCTTTGTTTGTGTTTTTCGTATTCCATAACGTAGAGTAGCGTGCGCTGCATCTAAACTTTTGTTTTGAGACTTAATTTGTTAATGTGGCTGGACCAAAAGAAAACTGATAGCACTTTACACTCACTGGAGATGGTGTGCATGTTGTGCACTGTAGTGGACATTCTGTATTTTGTGCAATAGACATTTgaaagcacagaaaaaaataatttctcGGCTTTTTCTGGACGTACATTGGTAGAAAAGTAAAAGTAACCACAGTTTGCGTGTGTAATTTTTCTTCGTGCAACAAAGGGTTAACACCATCATGATCGTGAACGTCAGCTTAATTTCACTGCCTGTCAAAAGCCTCTACCAAAGATCCTCAACCCCCGTCCGGTGCCAACCGAACCCGACCCATTCACGCGCATGCAAGATTCCCGATTTATTCACTTCATGTAATTCTGCACCGTCCTTGTTCGCCGTTAGTTTCCATCCCTCGGAACCCATTTCATATAGTAACGCAGGCAACTCCATTTCTTCACCTCTGCTGGAACATTTTCTACCAGCGCCCGATGTCCAATCCACAGTCTCGTCTTCGTATCTCTCCACATTAAACCTGacattttttattgtgatagcaattatatggacacttcaaccggatttctgccgtcgccgtcgccgtgaggttccctatagataaaatcttcgccgcgcgccgtatgcccgagcggaagcgtgcggggccgcgcgctatcacggagagcgaacgcactcaatcacccacgcgcaagcaaggatgcgggaagccagtgccggagggagcgcggggggggggggcacacttctactctgccaacaaccgcgctcggcgctcgcccgcaccgtctcttatctccacacggctctgacctttatgcgccgtgcattcgccgctcagtttccgttgaagcgatagaccgcacgtaacttcgccctctgcagcgtatgggctcgctgccagcgttttgacagtcgttgtctgcagtcattcagtgtgatctattcatgtttgtttgtgcgcgctcacaccacgcttgttcattcagttagtaatagtcgggccacattttccaacgcacgctacacatgcagtgctgcccggattggcagtgcagcactacaggtgtgtcccttcgcacgcgctgcccacgggaagcgcttctcatcaacatcaccgtttcacacgcgccttctcgtggtaatcgagtctctcttcatgtcggtctacttacgccgcatcACACCtgcttatacccctgtcacacggacaGCCTTAACCGAGGTTAAGCTAACTACGGTTACGGCTGACCGCAGTTACCGCTAGCTACACGGCAGGCGTAACCGTAGTTAGCCCCCTAACCATGGTTATCGCAAACCGAGCTTGGCAACCTCGGTTTACTCTCGCAAACCGACgaacaggcaagatggcggacgccATGGCAATTGCGAGTGCACCAGCGTCGTCCGAAATCGCAATGAGCCAAAGGCGCAGTAACTGGTCCAACGCTACAACAAGGACATTTATACGCGTTTGGGAGGATCACCTTACCGCACTGCGGTCGAACGCAAGGAATGCCCGCATATATGCTAAAACTCGAATCACACACACAAACCAATTGAGCACAGAAAACACACGACGTGAATTATTCTCAGCAAAGCCTACTGGCCATACGACACTTGTAACCTGTAGCAGATAAAATAATGCGCACAAACTGCTAACACATCGCAACTACCACGCACAACAAAAAGAAATGCAATGGAATGCGCTGGCTCTCGTAAAGGCTACTAACCGGCTACTAGCCACTGTAAACCGGCTACAGCAAGCAGTGTTGAAAGACTTAATGTGAAACTCGCCAAGTTCATCAACATTATTTAGCTATAAAGGCTTGCAGTATTGAAAATGTGAGCGTATATTTTATTGCAACATTTATCTGCATGCtggttattatttctttattatacACAGTGAACTTTGCGCAAAATATTTTGCACACATGAGGACCACGTGATTGCATTGGTTTGCTTAACCAAGTCCGTGTAGCAATGGCAGACCGCGCTCGCGTTAACCACGGTTAACCCTGTAAACCATGGTTAAGCTTAACCGCGGTTATATCtctcagctcatgtttactacaattcatattgctgccaaagccgctcaccttacttcgtatgacattgctgtgttgctatcgcattcattgcttcgcccttagggcgaaactgtgacatttttctttctatCGCACGTTCCCCCTGTCGTAAGCTTCCTATCCGGTTTCTTTATTACGCCACAGCATATCTGATGGTTTCACCTCGTGTCCCCGCACTGGTTGCACGCAGCATGCGCGAGTGCGACCAGCTGTGCACCCGCGTCGGCATCCTGTCGGGCGGCGACTTCACGCGCGTGGGCGACACGGTGGCCCTGAAGCAGTCGGCCACCCAGGGCTGCACCATCATCGTCAAGCTGACCGTCGCCCAGAGCACGCAGGAAGGCTCCATCAAGGAGATCAACCGGGGCATCAAGCGGGAGTTCCCAAACTCGGTCATCGCCGAGAAGCGAGAGGTGCACCTCTCTTGTATTGATTCATTTACAAAGTTCCCTCGTTTGAGGTCATTACGAAGCGAATGGGTTTGAAAGAATACCAGCAGAGCTGACAGTTAGGTAAATCGGAAGCGTGCGCGTATTCAAGGGCCGATTTCAAGTGAGTGTTGTTTGCAGATGAGCGTGATATAGCTCGAAAGGTCATTGCTACGCGAGAAATGcctaaaaaaagagagaaagttgGTGCG
This genomic stretch from Dermacentor silvarum isolate Dsil-2018 chromosome 2, BIME_Dsil_1.4, whole genome shotgun sequence harbors:
- the LOC119440060 gene encoding phospholipid-transporting ATPase ABCA3-like; amino-acid sequence: MSLAMSLVGDPALVILDECTSGVDPISRGRLFRAITRIQRSSGMAVLFTSHCMRECDQLCTRVGILSGGDFTRVGDTVALKQSATQGCTIIVKLTVAQSTQEGSIKEINRGIKREFPNSVIAEKREDQMRYRLKPNVDYPLIWSEVVFKLHMLQEEIKFEDFLVNDTSLGEVFIGFARERKMVDFGDNQIRYYEKDAPPGVATIPATA